The Clupea harengus chromosome 5, Ch_v2.0.2, whole genome shotgun sequence genomic sequence TGAGGCGCAGATCGGAGACGCAGCACTGAGATAAAGCGCCCCGACTCCAGTGCCACCCCCACACGGAGCCCGTTTGCTCATCTTGCCTGTCTGCAGcgcttccttccctccctccctccctccctctctctctgtctctttctctctcatctcatctctttgtGCATCTCACCATGGCGACATCTACAGCTATAGGACCTGACCTCCtcctaacccccacccccaaccccaccctacTGCTCCTCTCCACGGTGCCCGGCACGCCCACCTCCCCTCCCGTGAGCACCGCGGGGCTTACGACAGCCGCGGAGAACATCAcgaccgccgccgccgccgccgccgccacaccGACTGTCCCTCTGACCACCTCGCTGGCCGGCAACCAAACAGCCTTCAATGGCACGGAGCTGCCCCAGGTGGCAGAGCAGGCGGCGGGTATGGGCATGGTGCTCGTGCCCTTCGGCATCATCACTGTCCTCGCCCTCCTGATCATCGTGGTGAGTCGAGCCTTTGTCTGACTGTTCCACCCAAAACTCTTTCTGCTAATCTCCATCGCATTAAACACCATGTTTGTGAATCAGTGTATGCCTCCTCCTAGGCGCACGGAATGAACAGAACAGACCCCCTCTCATAGTTGGTACTAAtgtccgcacacacacctcaacacagcCGCCACTCTCCACAGACTTTCTTGAGCAGTGCAAAACAGGTTACCTAGATTTTCTATGATCCCAAAAAGAATATAACCAGTCACATGCTTGAGAATGTTCGATCAAAGAAAGCGAGCAAAACCCAAGCTGCACTAGCTGTCTGGCATAGCAGTATAGGTTTTTTGGCAAACTGTCTATGAATGTGATTTGCTTAAAAAACAAGGCGCCTGTCAACTCCTGAATAAGTTTGAGTTCGAGGTTGGATGCCACACAAAATGAGCACAGGTGCCATTGTGCTAAAAGCGATAAAGGCACTTTCAATTGctcaactgttttgtttttcctacaTAGTGTCAGGGTCAGTATCGTTGAATGTTTGGGCTGCTAACTAATGGTGCTAATTTGACTGTTGATGTCTGTCCCGCAGCTGCTATACGTAAGGAAACGAAAAAGGTAAAAGCACACTTGTCTGCACACATTAACCTCAGACTCAGGGTAAATGAGCCCTGTCTTTTATAAGTGACATTAAGAGGCAGTTATGCACTTCAGTGCATCACCGCAGATTAATGTTGCGTCATTAAACCcgtgtgacctctgaccccactcCTGGCAGGCTGGAGAAGCTGCGACACCAGCTCATGCCTATGTATAACTTTGACCCCGGCGAGGAGCAGGATGACCTGGAGCAGGAGCTGCTGGACCACGGGCGGGATGGCAGCCCAGCGGGACCCAACGCCAAGGTGAGCAGCCCCGGTCCAGGGAGAACCAGCtccagcacctcacacacacagaaggagcatgtttgtgtatcaGGACATGAGTCCTGGATTAGGATTAGGAGAATGTAGTTTGTATGACGGAGTAAGAGCATGTCAATGCTTTAGTTTGCTGCCATTTGTAATCATTGCTtgtgagagagtctgttttTATCACATGATTTTGAGAGTTGTGGaccaagtgtttttttttttaaatgaaaagccatatctgttgctttttgttttctttctttgcatGGCCTTTAAGTTATGACACATGACTGGTGAAATGGTGATAGTAGCGTATGGTAAAGTATACCCAGTGGTGTCTTGGCTTTGTGTCTCCATCACTCTTCTGATCCTTTGTGGGCTTTTTCAAACACATCCATGTTTATTAATAGAGCTGAAGTTCTCTCTGCAGATCAAACCATAGGAAACACGCTTGTACATAACAGTCACAaccagtcctctctctctctctctctctctctctctctctctctgtctttctatgtgTCTCTTTCTAACTTCCTTTAACTTCACTCAAAAACTATAGCGCTTTTTCACAGTTAATGTTTTCAAACCCACTTGATCCTCTCACCTCTTCTCAGTTGCACGGTTGCCAACTTCTCTGTCATGTTTGAAGGTGTGCAGATTTGCTTCCCCAACTTTGTCCGATTCTCAACTTGGTTTGAAGTTCTTAAGAACTTAACTGTTTAAAAGGTGTGACTAAACACCATTTCAAACTGCCCCTTGACCATGTTCTTCACAGAAGAAAactttcatacacactcaccttcaTCTGTATTTattctccttctgtttctttcGTTTCCCACCCTTTCTTATCTTCTCATCCTATCGACCTTCCTTGGcatcttttccctctctttttgtctttttcgtCCACTTCTAAAATATGAGGACTCAACACCAATGATTTTTTCCTGTCGGTaattttgtctctccctctcaccccagaCTCTGACAACGAGCCAGGGCGCGGCGCAGAGGCCCAGTCGTCTGGTGTTCACCGACGTGGCCGAGGCCATCAATGCATAGTGCACATAGACCTGACACACTGTTGGAGAATGGTGAAAGGACTAAAGATCTGAGAAGATGGACTGAAGGTTTTCAAGCATGGAGACCAGTTCCAGATTTTTTGGTTGTGACTTTTTGGGGCGTCCTGATGGGGAGATGGAAGATGGTTTGTTATCTGTCCTTGTC encodes the following:
- the si:ch211-161c3.5 gene encoding uncharacterized protein C3orf18 homolog gives rise to the protein MATSTAIGPDLLLTPTPNPTLLLLSTVPGTPTSPPVSTAGLTTAAENITTAAAAAAATPTVPLTTSLAGNQTAFNGTELPQVAEQAAGMGMVLVPFGIITVLALLIIVLLYVRKRKRLEKLRHQLMPMYNFDPGEEQDDLEQELLDHGRDGSPAGPNAKTLTTSQGAAQRPSRLVFTDVAEAINA